From the genome of Pelosinus fermentans DSM 17108:
ATGAATTTTGATAATAAATCATATGCCCTAATTAACCCCAGATTGGAATTTGGAGAAGAACAGTTCCAAGTGTGGGATGACTGTATGAGTTTTCCCGGATTGGAAGTAAAGTTAAATAGATATAAAAAATGTAGAATATTTTATAAGGATCTACAATGGAGTGATTGTTTTTTAGAATTTGAGGATGATTTATCTGAACTAATTCAGCATGAATACGATCATTTAGATGGGATCTTAGCAGTACAAAGAGCAATAGATAATAAATCATTTAGAATTAACCCTGAGAGATCGGGATGTTTTTTATCATATCCTAATTTACACCTTTGATAAAACCTATTATGATCCTAATCCCCAAAATCATGACGTTAACAGTCAAAGAAAATAAATCCAATCGTTTAATTTACAAAATTTAGTTTGCATGCCAATGGTGGCAAGTAAATCGATAATCTAAAATATAGAAGTCTTTAGCATTCATAATTTGGGCAGATGGGACAAGGAACCTGTCCCCGTGTCCCATTCTAGCATCAAATGAAAAAGGCTAAGAAAATTTTCAGACGAAAATTTCTTAGCCTTTAATCTTTTTGATCAGCTTTTATTAAACATAACAAAAAGAATATCGCCTGTCAATAAGAATGATGGTGACACTAAGCTCCTATTTATTACGCCATAACTGATCAGCAAAACCAGACAAAGAAGCTTTTGTATCTTCGGTCAGTGCAGTCAATGGTGCTTTGCAGTTTTCCTGCATACCCAAACCTAACTCTGCCATAGCCCACTTCATCACAGGATTGAATGGTGTATGGACTTCATAAAAGCGCATTCTTTCATCAATCGATCGTTGTGTCTTTATAATTTGACTCAAATCTTCCTTGCGAAGAGATTCTATGACCTCAGCACATAGAGACGGATATACATTCGATAACGCACCGATACAACCGTCACCACCGGAAATAACCGTTGGAATGCAATTATTATCATATCCAGTATAAACAATGAAATCCGGATACTTAGATTTTACGAGCTGAATATACTGTTGCGTATGTCGAAGCACGGCATGTGTATCTTTCATGCCCTCTAGATGGTCATGCTTAGCTAGTAGGCGCAAAAAGGTGTCCACTGTTACATCATAACCAGTACGGTCTTCGTAATTATAGATATAAACTGGTCCTTTTACATCTGTTAAAAGATTATCATAATAGTTAAATACATCCTCCTGGTTGCAAGCACTATAATATGGACCTACTACAAGTACTGATGTTGCACCTGCTTTTAAAGCCAAATTTGATAAATCCACCGTTTCCTTGTATGCCATACGTCCTGTGCCTGCCATCACAATGGCTCGATTACCAATATATGAAATCGCATCCAATATAAATTCCTTAATCTCCTCATACGTAAAAGCATAGAACTCTCCAGAACTGCCTCCAACCAAAATTCCATCAATTCCTGCATCAATCAATGTGTCGTACAGCTTATGCATCGTTTCATAATCTACCGTACCATCGGCATTGATCGATGTCAAAATCGGACTAATATATTTACAATTCAATTCAAATTCCTCCTATATCCTACAATTAAATATCTACTTTGTTGGTTACCCTTAAAATATCTATTCGGATCATCACTATTTAATGATTGCATCTAACGCCAAAATAAACATCAGCCCTACAACAGAAGTAATTGTCGATAACAATGTCCAGGTAGCAAACGTTTCTTTCAAAGTTAAGCCGAAATATTCCTTAACCATCCAAAATCCAGCATCATTAACATGTGATGCAATGGCACTGCCGCAACCTGTTGCTAAGGTGACCAATGCCAAATTAGCATCATATTGAGCTAACATCGGAATAACTAAACCAGCCGTAGATATCGCCGCAACAGTTGCTGAGCCTAAAGAAATACGCAATATCGCTGCAACAATCCATGCTAAAAGAATGGGAGACATAGATGTCCCAGCAAATATAACTGCTATATACTTGCCGACTCCGCCATTAATAAGCACTTGCTTAAAAGCTCCGCCGCCGCCAATAATCAATAACATCATACCGATAGAGGCTGCTGCTGACGAACAAGATCTGGTAATTTCTTTAATAGAAATATTTCTATTAATTCCCATCGTATACACTGCAATCACTAAAGAAATTAGCATTGCTACGGATGGATCGCCAACAAATGCAATCACTTTAAACACAACATTTGTGCCAGCATTGCCGATTACCATTTTTACACCAGTAGCGATCAGCATTAGAATCACCGGAAACATGGCTGTTAATAAACTAATATTAAAACTTGGCGTATCATCGAGATTAAATTCTTTTTGATCGCCCAAAGAATCAATACTTCCTCTCTTCTCAAATGCCGAAGGAACTATCTTTTTTGCCAGTCGAGTAAATATTGGACCGGCTATAAGAACGGTGGGGATAGCCACAATAATACCATATAACAAGACTTTCCCAATATCAGCTCCATACTCCCCAGCGATTACTGTAGGACCTGGATGTGGCGGAAGAAAACTATGTGTAGCCAATAATGCTGCCAGCATTGGGATACCCAAAGATAATAGCGACACCTTCATTTCTTTTGCAATCGAGAAAACAATAGGAATCAACAATACTAACCCGACTTCAAAAAACATTGCGATTCCAACAATAAATGAGGAAACTACAACGGCCCACTCTATTTTAGTCTCGCCAAATTTATTAATTAAGGTCATTGCAATTCGTTGCGCACCACCAGCATCAGCTACCAGTCGGCCGAGCATAGCACCCAAACCAAATATGAGCGCAATATGCCCCAGCGTTCCACCAATACCGGTTTCTATCGTGGAAACAACTTTTTCCATAGGAATTCCCAGTGTAAGGGCTACACAAAATGATACTATCAGGAGTGCAACAAATGTATTTAATTTAAATTTAGAAATTAAAACAATTAATAGAATGACGCCTATTGCAACAATTACTAATGGCATAGATTTACCTCCTAATTTTTACTGGTGTTGTTATTTATTTTTTATCTGCTAAAACCTTTTTCCCAGCTTCGATAACTTCGATGATTTTATCCACATCATAGACACAGCCTCTCCATATTCCACCACTAATGGACTGAAGTTCTGCCCACAATTTAGTATCATCAGGTAAATCCGGATCTGGCTGCAATCCTGGATGCATCTCTCGTTTTTTCAATACTTCGGCAGCCTCATCATAGGAAAGCTGATTTTCTTGGGTTCCGATGAAATTAAGTGAGCCTTCGAACTGATTTCCATCAACAATAATCTCTATCAAATCCCCATCTCGCAATTTACCCAGTGGCCCGCCAACCAATGCTTCAGGTCCTACATGTCCAAAGCAAGCTCCTGTAGAAACACCAGAAAATCTAGCATCCGTAATCAGAGAAACATGTTTGCCAAAAGGTAGTTTTTTCAATGCTGAAGTTAACTGGTAAGTTTCCTCCATACCGGTTCCCTTCGGACCTCCACCCATAACAATCATGATATCGCCAGCTTGTATTTTCTTATCTTTTATTGCTTTAATTGCTGACTTTTCGGATATAAATACTTTAGCCTTGCCAGTGTGTCTGAATACGCCATCTTCATCAATAACCGTTGGATCAATGGCTGCAGATTTAACAACAGATCCCTCCGGTGCAATGTTTCCAACAGGAAATGTTACGGTAGATCTTAATCCCCTCTCTCTGGCTTTGGCAGGGTTCATAATTACATCGTCAGGATTTACCCCATCTAATGCTTCTAAACGCTCCCTGCATTTTTTACGTCTTTCAGATTTTTCCCACCAATCCAAGTTAGCTCCTAACGTATCACCTGTAACTGTCATAACATCTTCATGCAGCAAACCAAGTTTTCTTAAGCGAAGCATAACCTCTGGAACTCCACCAGCTAAAAAAACACTTACTGTTGGATAGTTAACCGGACCAATTGGCATAACACTTACTAAACGAGGAACTTTTTTATTAACAGCGGCCCATTCATTTACTGTAGGAACTTTGCAATTTGCTGCAAAAGCAATAGCTGGCAAATGAAGAAGTAAATTTGTCGAACCGCCAAATGCCGCATGTAAAACCATTGCATTTTCAATCGCCTTATCAGTAATAATATCCCTTGTTGTAATACCCTTTTCCTTTAATTGCATCACAGCTCTAGCAGACTGTCTTGCAATTTCTTCCCAAATAGGCTGACCCGAAGGCGCTAAAGCAGAATGTGTAATTGCAAGTCCCAGTGCTTCGGCGATTACTTGGGAGGTACCTGCCGTTCCAAAAAATTGACACCCGCCACCGGCAGATGCGCAAGCACTGCAGCCCACTCTTGCCGCTTCATCAAAAGAAATTTCATCACTAGCGAATCGAACACCAATGGTCTGAACCGTTCCAGCATCTTCACCTTTTACAGGTTGAAGCGTTGCACCCCCTGGTACAAGAACAGTCGGCAAATCATGCATCGATGACAACGCCATCATCATTGCTGGCAATCCCTTATCACAAGTAGCAATACCCATTACCGCTTTTCTTGTTGGAAGAGACCGCGCCAATCGTCTAAACACGATTGCAGCATCATTGCGATAAGGCAATGAATCAAACATACCCGTAGTTCCCTGGCTTCTCCCGTCACACGGATCCGTAACATAAGCCGCATACGGTACGGCACCATGGTGTGCCAATTCATCTGCGGCCGCACGCATCTGCAAACCTAATTCGTAGTGGCCTGTATGCAACCCCACGGCTATGGTGCTGCCGTCTTCACCACGAATTCCCCCTTGAGTGCTTAAAATGAGTACATCATCATCATTAAGTTTTTCCGGATTCCAACCCATACCAGCATTTAGAGTCATTCCAAAAATATGTCCACTTGGCGATTCTTTTAAAAACTTTTCACTAAAAGGTAATTTTCCTTTTGGCCCTTCAGCATGAGTGTAGATGTTATATACAGATACATCTTTTACATCATAAATTGATTTCATTGACATAAACAGTTTCCTCCTTACAATTTCATGATATTCCAAAGACTATGACCTACATGATGGGATTTCTTTCTGGTGTTAACCACTCCTTTTATAACTTTTAAATCGAATTACAGTAATCATGCGCATGTTAATAATTCTTATATACGAACATGATTCCTTTATAAGAATTATTAACTAGATAATAGCACACTTATGCCATTATTCGCAATAGTCTTTTAACTTTTCATTGCCCCTGATTGTGCTTAGCGAGTAAATCACAATTCATATTTAAGTAGACAATCTTTTTTAAAATCAATAGAATGGTAGTAATACAAAATTTATTTATATAAGGAGTATTTATGTCCCATAAACCTACAGAACGAGTATTAAATATATTAAATCTTTTATCTGTTAATACAGATGGATTAACTCTTACAGAAATATCTAAAGTTATCTTGGTTCCTAAGAGCACGCTTTACCCTATCTTGCAAACGATGACTGATATGAATTACATCCAACTCGGTAAAGATTCTTTTCGCTATAAACTAGGCATTTCCACTTTTTGCATTGGATCTTCTTATTCTCAAGATGAATACATGCTTGAATTCGTCAAGTCGATAATGAAAAGTATCGTTACTGAAATTAAAGAGATTTGCCAAATGGGGGTTTTAGAAGGAAACAATGTTTTATACGTCTTAAAAGAGGAACCCGAAGTGGGCTTGGATATTCGCATTATCTCTCGTGTCGGAAAAAGACTTCCTGCATATTGCACCGCATTAGGAAAAGCTTTATTAAGCAACTATGACA
Proteins encoded in this window:
- a CDS encoding peptide deformylase; its protein translation is MAVREILLLGNESLYNVSREVTENMDKRIQVVNDLHDTIINFRKKYGFGRAIAAPQIGEFLRIIYMNFDNKSYALINPRLEFGEEQFQVWDDCMSFPGLEVKLNRYKKCRIFYKDLQWSDCFLEFEDDLSELIQHEYDHLDGILAVQRAIDNKSFRINPERSGCFLSYPNLHL
- a CDS encoding dihydrodipicolinate synthase family protein, with product MNCKYISPILTSINADGTVDYETMHKLYDTLIDAGIDGILVGGSSGEFYAFTYEEIKEFILDAISYIGNRAIVMAGTGRMAYKETVDLSNLALKAGATSVLVVGPYYSACNQEDVFNYYDNLLTDVKGPVYIYNYEDRTGYDVTVDTFLRLLAKHDHLEGMKDTHAVLRHTQQYIQLVKSKYPDFIVYTGYDNNCIPTVISGGDGCIGALSNVYPSLCAEVIESLRKEDLSQIIKTQRSIDERMRFYEVHTPFNPVMKWAMAELGLGMQENCKAPLTALTEDTKASLSGFADQLWRNK
- a CDS encoding GntP family permease; amino-acid sequence: MPLVIVAIGVILLIVLISKFKLNTFVALLIVSFCVALTLGIPMEKVVSTIETGIGGTLGHIALIFGLGAMLGRLVADAGGAQRIAMTLINKFGETKIEWAVVVSSFIVGIAMFFEVGLVLLIPIVFSIAKEMKVSLLSLGIPMLAALLATHSFLPPHPGPTVIAGEYGADIGKVLLYGIIVAIPTVLIAGPIFTRLAKKIVPSAFEKRGSIDSLGDQKEFNLDDTPSFNISLLTAMFPVILMLIATGVKMVIGNAGTNVVFKVIAFVGDPSVAMLISLVIAVYTMGINRNISIKEITRSCSSAAASIGMMLLIIGGGGAFKQVLINGGVGKYIAVIFAGTSMSPILLAWIVAAILRISLGSATVAAISTAGLVIPMLAQYDANLALVTLATGCGSAIASHVNDAGFWMVKEYFGLTLKETFATWTLLSTITSVVGLMFILALDAIIK
- a CDS encoding YjhG/YagF family D-xylonate dehydratase; the protein is MSMKSIYDVKDVSVYNIYTHAEGPKGKLPFSEKFLKESPSGHIFGMTLNAGMGWNPEKLNDDDVLILSTQGGIRGEDGSTIAVGLHTGHYELGLQMRAAADELAHHGAVPYAAYVTDPCDGRSQGTTGMFDSLPYRNDAAIVFRRLARSLPTRKAVMGIATCDKGLPAMMMALSSMHDLPTVLVPGGATLQPVKGEDAGTVQTIGVRFASDEISFDEAARVGCSACASAGGGCQFFGTAGTSQVIAEALGLAITHSALAPSGQPIWEEIARQSARAVMQLKEKGITTRDIITDKAIENAMVLHAAFGGSTNLLLHLPAIAFAANCKVPTVNEWAAVNKKVPRLVSVMPIGPVNYPTVSVFLAGGVPEVMLRLRKLGLLHEDVMTVTGDTLGANLDWWEKSERRKKCRERLEALDGVNPDDVIMNPAKARERGLRSTVTFPVGNIAPEGSVVKSAAIDPTVIDEDGVFRHTGKAKVFISEKSAIKAIKDKKIQAGDIMIVMGGGPKGTGMEETYQLTSALKKLPFGKHVSLITDARFSGVSTGACFGHVGPEALVGGPLGKLRDGDLIEIIVDGNQFEGSLNFIGTQENQLSYDEAAEVLKKREMHPGLQPDPDLPDDTKLWAELQSISGGIWRGCVYDVDKIIEVIEAGKKVLADKK
- a CDS encoding IclR family transcriptional regulator, translating into MSHKPTERVLNILNLLSVNTDGLTLTEISKVILVPKSTLYPILQTMTDMNYIQLGKDSFRYKLGISTFCIGSSYSQDEYMLEFVKSIMKSIVTEIKEICQMGVLEGNNVLYVLKEEPEVGLDIRIISRVGKRLPAYCTALGKALLSNYDIEEVKKLYPEGLIPYTENTITDFDILNNHLSTIRKEHIAKEYEEITKGLCCYAVPLESNGNIIAALSVSIPKFRATKEKLNSVTELLLSARRQFGNVNFK